From Rhodococcus sp. B7740, one genomic window encodes:
- the xseA gene encoding exodeoxyribonuclease VII large subunit has translation MSTPPTQSGPTQPGASTAEQPWPVRTVAMKVAGWIDKLGSIWVEGQLTQINARPGTRTAFLTLRDPSADMSLSVTCSPQLLDRSPVPLTEGARVILYGKLSFFTGRGTISLRATDIRAVGVGELLARIERLRALLAAEGLFDPRLKRPLPFLPGTIGLITARASAAEKDVLTVAQRRWPAVRFEVRNTPVQGPQSVPAILDALKELNDDPAVDVIILARGGGSVEDLLPFSDEALCRAISRATTPIVSAIGHEPDSPLSDHVADLRAATPTDAAKLVVPDAVAEQALVSELKSRSAAALRNWVEREARGLDMLRHRPVLADPLAALEQRREEIRRLLDAARRDVQRELTTQDTLVEHLRARLSTLGPAATLARGYAVVQRVVAGSDPEVLRSVEDAPPGTQIRVRVADGAVTAAVMGRVK, from the coding sequence TCAGTCCGGTCCCACCCAACCAGGCGCGAGCACCGCCGAACAGCCATGGCCGGTGCGTACCGTCGCCATGAAGGTCGCCGGCTGGATCGACAAGCTCGGCTCCATCTGGGTGGAGGGGCAGCTCACCCAGATCAACGCTCGCCCCGGCACCAGAACGGCCTTTCTGACACTGCGCGATCCGTCGGCCGACATGTCGCTGTCGGTGACGTGTTCGCCGCAGTTGCTCGATCGTTCACCCGTTCCGCTGACCGAGGGTGCCCGCGTCATCCTCTACGGCAAGCTGTCGTTCTTCACCGGCAGGGGAACGATCTCGCTGCGCGCCACGGACATTCGCGCGGTGGGCGTCGGCGAACTGCTGGCTCGCATCGAACGACTCAGAGCCCTGCTCGCCGCGGAAGGATTGTTCGACCCGCGCCTGAAACGTCCGCTGCCGTTCCTGCCGGGCACCATCGGCCTGATCACCGCACGCGCCAGCGCAGCCGAGAAGGACGTGCTCACCGTCGCGCAGAGGCGTTGGCCCGCGGTCCGATTCGAGGTTCGCAACACACCTGTTCAGGGTCCGCAATCGGTGCCGGCGATTCTGGACGCCCTGAAGGAGCTGAACGACGACCCCGCCGTCGACGTCATCATCCTCGCCCGAGGCGGCGGTAGCGTCGAGGATCTGCTGCCGTTCTCCGACGAGGCCCTGTGCCGCGCCATCTCTCGCGCCACCACGCCGATCGTCAGTGCGATCGGCCACGAGCCCGACAGCCCGCTCAGCGACCACGTGGCCGACCTGCGGGCCGCAACCCCTACCGATGCCGCCAAACTCGTGGTGCCCGACGCCGTCGCCGAACAAGCTCTCGTCTCGGAATTGAAGTCGAGAAGTGCTGCAGCGCTGCGCAATTGGGTCGAGCGCGAGGCACGCGGCCTGGACATGCTTCGACACCGCCCGGTGCTGGCGGACCCACTGGCCGCACTCGAGCAGCGTCGCGAGGAGATTCGGCGGCTGCTCGATGCGGCCCGACGCGACGTACAGCGCGAACTCACCACACAGGACACGCTCGTCGAACATCTGCGGGCCAGGCTGTCGACGCTGGGGCCTGCTGCCACACTTGCTCGAGGCTATGCCGTCGTACAGCGGGTGGTCGCGGGTTCGGATCCCGAGGTTCTGCGTTCGGTCGAGGACGCGCCACCGGGTACACAGATCAGAGTGCGCGTGGCCGACGGTGCCGTCACCGCCGCAGTCATGGGGCGAGTCAAATGA